The following proteins are encoded in a genomic region of Neurospora crassa OR74A linkage group VI, whole genome shotgun sequence:
- a CDS encoding acyl-CoA synthetase, with the protein MANTGPGNVPLHFIQKPPFTVEDPNAQPIPGETIPRRHPKAKNGLATRPAPGVNTTLDLLTRTVELYGDERAIGSRKLIKLHKDIKKVPKVVDGETVMVDKEWQCFELTPYSYITYGEYFTIVKQIGAGLRKLGLEPKDKLHIFATTSPQWLGMSHAASSQSLTIVTAYDTLGESGVQHSLVQSKASAMFTDPHLLKTATNPLKEATSVKVVIYNNHTTQPVSQDKIDAFKAEHPDLTVLSFEELRALGEENPVPLTPPNPDDTYCIMYTSGSTGPPKGVPVSHAGFVAAVAGLYAVMEESVTHRDRVLAYLPLAHIFELVLENLGVFVGGTLGYSNARTLSDTSMRNCPGDMRAFKPTIMVGVPQVWETVKKGIEGKVNSAGALTKALFWGAYNIKSFLVSNNLPGKTIFDDLVFGQVRTMTGGELRFIVNGASGIAASTQHFMSMVVAPMLNGYGLTETCGNGALGSPMQWTSNAIGAMPAAVEMKLVSLPELNYHTDTVPPQGEILFRGACVIKEYYENPEETAKAITPDGWFKSGDIGEIDANGHLRVIDRVKNLVKLQGGEYIALEKLEAVYRGAVFVHNIMVHGDNSAPRPIAVVVPNEKALAEKAEELGLGAEAPGEMHRNRKLRDAVLKELQSVGRRAGLSGMETVAGVVLVDDEWTPANGFVTATQKINRRAVKERYSKEISDCLDGK; encoded by the exons ATGGCGAACACAGGGCCCGGAAACGTGCCTTTGCACTTCATCCAGAAACCTCCCTTTACCGTCGAGGACCCCAATGCCCAACCGATCCCAGGCGAGACCATTCCCCGCCGACATCCCAAGGCTAAGAATGGCCTCGCGACTCGCCCTGCCCCCGGAGTCAACACCACTCTAGACCTCCTCACTAGAACCGTGGAGCTGTACGGTGATGAGCGCGCCATAGGAAGCCGCAAGCTGATCAAGCTTCACAAGGACATCAAAAAGGTCCCCAAGGTCGTTGACGGCGAGACCGTCATGGTGGACAAGGAATGGCAATGCTTTGAGCTTACTCCGTATTCGTACATCACCTATGGAGAATATTTCACCATCGTGAAGCAGATAGGCGCTGGTCTTCGCAAGCTCGGCTTGGAACCCAAGGACAAATTGCACATCTTTGCTACTACGAG CCCCCAATGGCTCGGCATGTCGCATGCCGCCTCGTCCCAGTCTCTCACCATTGTTACCGCATACGACACCCTCGGTGAGAGCGGCGTCCAACACTCCCTTGTCCAGAGCAAGGCGAGCGCCATGTTCACCGACCCTCACCTTCTCAAGACAGCTACGAACCCGCTCAAGGAGGCTACATCCGTCAAGGTCGTCATCTACAACAACCACACTACGCAGCCCGTGTCCCAAGACAAGATTGATGCCTTCAAGGCCGAGCACCCGGACCTTACCGTGCTCTCTTTCGAAGAGCTTCGTGCTCTCGGCGAAGAGAACCCCGTCCCACTCACACCCCCCAATCCGGACGATACCTACTGCATTATGTACACCTCCGGCAGCACCGGTCCACCGAAGGGCGTTCCCGTCAGTCACGCTGGCTTTGTCGCCGCCGTAGCCGGTCTCTACGCCGTCATGGAGGAATCCGTCACCCACCGCGACCGAGTTCTCGCCTACCTGCCGCTTGCCCACATCTTCGAACTCGTCCTCGAGAACCTCGGCGTCTTCGTTGGCGGGACCCTTGGGTACTCAAATGCCCGTACCCTTTCCGACACCAGCATGCGCAACTGCCCGGGCGACATGCGCGCCTTCAAGCCCACCATCATGGTCGGCGTTCCGCAGGTTTGGGAGACCGTCAAGAAGGGCATCGAGGGCAAGGTCAACAGCGCCGGCGCCCTCACCAAGGCCCTGTTCTGGGGCGCCTACAACATCAAGTCCTTCCTTGTCTCCAATAACCTACCCGGAAAGACCATCTTTGATGATCTCGTCTTTGGCCAGGTGCGCACCATGACGGGTGGCGAGCTGCGCTTCATTGTCAACGGCGCCAGTGGTATCGCCGCCTCCACGCAGCATTTCATGTCCATGGTGGTTGCGCCCATGCTAAACGGATATGG CCTAACCGAGACCTGCGGCAACGGCGCCCTCGGCTCCCCCATGCAATGGACCTCCAACGCCATCGGCGCCATGCCCGCCGCCGTGGAAATGAAACTCGTCTCCCTCCCCGAACTCAACTATCACACCGACACGGTTCCGCCCCAGGGAGAAATCCTCTTCCGTGGCGCCTGCGTCATAAAAGAGTACTACGAAAACCCCGAAGAAACCGCCAAGGCCATCACCCCCGACGGGTGGTTCAAATCCGGCGACATTGGCGAGATCGACGCCAACGGCCATTTGCGGGTAATCGACCGCGTCAAGAACCTCGTCAAGCTCCAGGGCGGCGAGTACATTGCCCTGGAGAAACTCGAGGCTGTGTATAGAGGAGCCGTGTTTGTGCATAACATTATGGTGCATGGTGACAATAGTGCCCCGAGGCCGATCGCGGTGGTGGTACCTAATGAGAAAGCGTTGGCAGAGAAAGCAGAGGAGTTGGGACTAGGCGCGGAAGCGCCGGGTGAGATGCACAGGAATAGGAAGTTGAGGGATGCGGTGCTGAAGGAGTTGCAGAGTGTGGGAAGGAGGGCTGGGTTAAGTGGAATGGAGACGGTGGCgggggtggtgttggttgatgatgagtggACGCCGGCGAAT GGTTTTGTTACTGCTACGCAAAAGATTAATAGGAGAGCGGTGAAGGAAAGGTACTCGAAGGAGATTTCGGATTGTCTTGATGGGAAATAA
- the ada-5 gene encoding ADA-5, with amino-acid sequence MTDFGNNTPEGFELPEQTFSFDTLENHFLTPSNIGLASHNNAYTQTRYSSSDSVSGSGCESTSDTTVSATVTARRNKPIPRKGHTKSRRGCFTCKRRRVKCSEKLPECDNCTRIGLICEYPEPPNPSALSRLVTRSGTGQQARLANSSPAMVLQQNPSSFSPIFTMDDFRFFHHFLIAAYPPLPVQAHSVWDNVAALSHGYDYLVHAMLGLAASHLSLVTSSPSSFCSSRSSGSQAALSHRIKSISLLNHSLSTPCSSPAEGDARFASILILAFQARCLPDGMIEFLSMIRLCSVIAGAGENSIFKDLAERGYLDSMRKMTAKTKAEELARKGFMLEPEQERLVDGFLASLGRLRVSILGTGGGDEDGEEEGVMGSGLGFGLGLSLVEEKQEKGRELQMRILEGLEDAAKTTKVSPAEAFRELTSLYSPMIRASNADFASITDPANYRAQILILHFFLMEHALGDLSLGAFRSRFGFRRKVCFAWLNEVTTRLPKTTGYAELIEWPLEFGQKFLVPREST; translated from the exons ATGACCGACTTTGGAAACAACACGCCAGAAGGGTTCGAACTCCCTGAGCAGACTTTCAGCTTCGATACCCTTGAGAATCACTTCCTCACACCATCTAATATCGGCCTCGCTTCGCACAACAATGCGTATACACAGACCCGTTACTCCAGCTCCGACTCCGTCTCCGGTTCGGGCTGCGAGTCGACGTCGGACACCACCGTCTCCGCAACCGTCACTGCGCGGCGTAACAAGCCCATCCCGCGAAAAGGTCACACCAAATCCCGACGTGGTTGCTTCACCTGCAAACGCCGAAGAGTCAAGTGTTCCGAGAAACTGCCCGAGTGCGACAACTGCACCCGCATAGGCCTAATTTGCGAATATCCCGAACCGCCCAACCCGTCTGCTCTGTCACGTTTGGTCACTAGATCAGGAACAGGACAGCAAGCTCGACTAGCCAATTCTTCACCAGCAATGGTCCTGCAACAAAATCCCAGTTCTTTCTCCCCTATATTCACCATGGATGACTTCCGcttcttccaccacttcctAATTGCCGCTTACCCGCCTCTCCCCGTACAAGCACACAGTGTCTGGGATAATGTGGCAGCTTTATCCCATGGTTACGACTACCTAGTCCACGCCATGCTCGGCCTAGCCGCCTCACACCTCTCCCTCGtcacctcttctccctcttccttctgctCATCCCGCTCCTCCGGCTCCCAAGCAGCCCTCTCTCATCGAATAAAgtccatctccctcctcaaccacTCCCTCAGCACGCCCTGTTCTTCGCCAGCCGAAGGCGACGCCCGCTTCGCTTCCATTTTGATCCTTGCCTTCCAGGCAAGGTGCTTACCGGACGGCATGATCGAGTTCCTGTCCATGATCAGGCTGTGTAGCGTCATTGCTGGTGCGGGCGAGAACTCGATTTTCAAGGATTTGGCGGAGAGAGGGTACTTGGATAgcatgaggaagatgacggcCAAaacgaaggcggaggagctgGCTAGAAAAGGGTTCATGTTGGAGCCGGAGCAGGAGAGGTTGGTTGATGGGTTTTTGGCGAGTTTGGGGAGACTCAGGGTCAGCATACTGGGAACGGGAGGtggggatgaggatggggaggaggaaggggttaTGGGCTCAGGTCTGGGCTTTGGCTTGGGCTTGAGCTTGGTCgaagaaaaacaagaaaaggggagggaATTGCAGATGAGGATATTGGAAGGGTTGGAAGACGCTGCAAAGACGACTAAAGTGTCACCGGCTGAAG CGTTCCGAGAATTAACAAGCCTTTACTCGCCCATGATTAGAGCTTCAAACGCCGACTTTGCCTCCATAACTGACCCGGCAAATTACCGAGCCCAGATTCTTATTCTGCACTTCTTTCTTATGGAACATGCTCTGGGCGATCTGAGTCTGGGCGCCTTCCGGTCGCGCTTCGGATTTCGCCGAAAGGTCTGCTTTGCCTGGCTAAACGAAGTCACTACGCGGTTACCCAAAACAACCGGATACGCCGAGCTGATAGAGTGGCCGTTGGAGTTTGGGCAAAAGTTTTTAGTTCCAAGGGAGTCGACCTGA
- a CDS encoding homoserine dehydrogenase, producing the protein MASARQVNIAIIGAGGVGKCFLSQLESLAARRQNQKLVLTYIATSKKAVYSDSYSPIALDSVVSTLSSSSQAPLALPKLVDYLAASGTKTVLVDNTSSQDIADAYPSFLRRGISIVTPNKKAFSGSYKLWQDIFAAKEEGGSLLYHEASCGAGLPVISTIKDLVETGDEVTKIEGVFSGTMSFLFNSFAPTSGSGGGKWSAEVAKAKELGYTEPDPRDDLNGLDVARKLTILARYAGLEVESPTSFPVQSLIPKQLESVASGDEFLARLPEFDAEMEEVKAEAQKEGKVVRFVGSIDVASKQVKVGLEKFDLSHPIAALKGSDNIISFYTKRYGSNPLIIQGAGAGGDVTAMGVTSDLLKVLAQL; encoded by the exons ATGGCTTCAGCTCGTCAAGTCAACATTGCCATCATCG GCGCCGGTGGAGTAGGAAAGTGCTTCCTCTCCCAGCTCGAGTCGCTGGCCGCTCGCCGCCAGAACCAGAAGCTGGTGCTCACCTACATTGCCACCAGCAAGAAGGCCGTCTACAGCGACTCATACTCGCCCATCGCCCTCGACAGCGTCGTCTcgaccctctcctcctcgtcgcagGCTCCCCTTGCCCTCCCGAAGCTCGTCGACTACCTCGCCGCCTCGGGCACCAAGACGGTCCTCGTCGACAACACCAGCTCCCAGGACATCGCCGATGCCTACCCCAGCTTCCTTCGCCGCGGCATCAGCATCGTGACGCCTAACAAGAAGGCCTTCTCGGGCTCGTACAAGTTGTGGCAGGACATCTTCgccgccaaggaggagggtggttcTTTGCTGTACCATGAGGCCTCGTGCGGTGCCGGCCTGCCCGTCATCTCCACCATCAAGGACCTGGTTGAGACGGGCGACGAGGTGACCAAGATCGAGGGCGTCTTCAGCGGCACCATGTCCTTCCTGTTCAATTCGTTCGCTCCGACATCGGGCTCGGGCGGCGGCAAGTGGTCCGCCGAGgtggccaaggccaaggagctgGGCTACACGGAGCCCGACCCGCGCGATGACCTCAACGGTCTCGATGTTGCGCGCAAGCTGACCATCCTCGCTCGCTACGCTGGCCTCGAGGTCGAGTCGCCCACGTCCTTCCCCGTGCAGAGCCTGATCCCCAAGCAGCTCGAGTCGGTCGCCAGCGGCGACGAGTTCCTCGCCCGCCTGCCCGAGTTCGATgccgagatggaggaggtcaaggccgAGGCGCAGAAGGAGGGCAAGGTTGTCCGCTTCGTCGGCAGCATCGACGTGGCCAGCAAGCAGGTCAAGGTCGGGCTGGAGAAGTTTGACCTCTCTCACCCCATCGCGGCCCTCAAGGGCAGTGACAACATCATTAGCTTCTACACTAAGCGGTATGGAAGCAACCCCCTCATCATCCAGGGTGCCGGCGCTGGAGGTGACGTAACCGCCATGGGCGTCACCAGCGATCTCCTCAAGGTGCTTGCTCAGCTATAA
- a CDS encoding tRNA methyltransferase, producing MSEPKNKRQKREDYRAALRANGVTELPRKKFYRQRAHANPFSDHSLIYPPTPEQMDWASLYPHYAVEEPIEQKTETTESEESTGQELSAPAIRKLTKQVEVADIGCGFGGLLIALAPVLPETLVLGLEIRVSVTQFVEDRIKALRVQNEEQKLYRNIAVLRANTMKFMPNFFNKGQLNKIFICFPDPHFKARKHKQRIVSTTLNSEYAYVLRPGGIVYTITDVPDLHEWMVGHFNAHPAFERVSVEEQEADPLVEIMRNETEEGKKVTRHNGQKHVALFRRLEDPQWPEDVSA from the exons ATGTCCGAACCCAAGAACAAGCGTCAAAAGCGCGAGGATTACCGTGCCGCCCTCCGCGCCAATGGAGTCACTGAGCTGCCGCGCAAGAAGTTCTACCGTCAGAGGGCTCATGCCAACCCTTTCTCCGATCACTCATTGATCTA TCCCCCTACGCCAGAGCAGATGGATTGGGCTTCTCTCTATCCTCACTACGCAGTTGAAGAGCCGATTGAGCAAAAGACCGAGACAACTGAGTCTGAGGAATCCACGGGTCAAGAGTTGTCGGCTCCTGCCATCAGGAAGTTGACCAAGCAGGTTGAGGTTGCAGATATAGGCTGCGGTTTTGGTGGTCTGCTCATAGCTCTGGCTCCCGTACTTCCCGAGACTCTTGTTCTAG GCCTGGAGATTCGTGTCTCGGTAACACAGTTTGTGGAAGACAGAATCAAAGCCCTGCGTGTACAAAACGAGGAGCAAAAGCTGTACCGCAACATTGCCGTACTGCGCGCCAACACGATGAAGTTTATGCCCAACTTTTTCAACAAGGGCCAACTGAACAAGATCTTCATCTGCTTCCCGGATCCGCACTTCAAGGCGCGCAAGCACAAGCAGAGAATTGTTTCCACGACGCTCAACTCAGAGTACGCGTACGTGCTGCGCCCCGGCGGCATTGTGTATACCATCACGGATGTGCCTGACCTGCACGAGTGGATGGTTGGACACTTCAACGCGCACCCGGCCTTTGAAAGGGTGTCGGtagaggagcaggaggctgATCCGCTAGTCGAGATTATGCGCAACGAGActgaggaaggaaagaaggtgACCAGGCATAATGGGCAGAAGCATGTTGCTCTTTTCAGGAGGCTGGAGGATCCTCAGTGGCCCGAGGATGTTTCTGCTTGA
- a CDS encoding intermediate filament protein: MAMVLQGRDIALAAIAAFISWGYAVHWFPAIRWANYAFAAGVLVTLVGLLALLMLTSRGSHHHRLRPPPRPHGAAFVAPGSWSKEVAALRARQTSTKAPLYPESPKVSAALDEVLGYVIRDFIQVWYSSISKNPVFTDEVDKAIRGAILTVRDRLAQLDLATILTTRLVPILTAHFRDVYEAEKSVRGRKLNRSVTETDELDLAIASKYRDGKLHPAATLSFSDTKTTQQDYLRKVMVRILPKILPKSMLASGAVSAIVREITACAVMFPIMRMLSDPDTWNQLMENYGRSMLQDRSTVRKLRAALDQHASPAPRVNKPVAFPRMIPGDNERKFEKFIRAIRKTNNLSDARRFRSEVAIQIKRDSQQENVDQVYLRRLEMGKRLLDQKVHHLAAGGDRRALPPQTTALPTPTVSRLENASLTDVLRDPSSLSYFMEYMDRQRLMPLVQFWLVVDGFRNPLEDDGPEGEQLPLQLPPWTDSDRLDLAQIEAAYLSRPELKVPDSSKRTIQEFLRAGRRASPEQYYKARRAVLRAQSAVLEEMKAKHFGNFRKSDLFYKALASEEASKSMVAPVSGSSTPGPSVARASSFTSKPNPQLRMALRLPPGARNRGAGSSLDIRAGTQSIDALMGTRRSMEDDSSITPMFDDDDLGEDGLADSVQSLEQEPAPPVPDTRVVQAMEQALNNIMEDSQPPTAEDLRASLFGDDGNNSSLFSSPLKSGPLRAMSATPRSNHGSVDLGRPSRGSADMPRPMTAKEPEKPSLASLGLVSAASRIGVFIDDDLFADENRFLSDEHEYSDENKDDDEIDEVHEAAPGDLGLAEAITVLSNDIDRLVAQDAVVDSLLKKAELTNNTAELRILRKSKASLQREIRRKELQRQQYVIQESDNSLYGRSTIKIKNIHVGREEDGKEFAMYAIEVLRNAGEKMPAATWTVTRRYSEFLELHQKLRSQYSSVRNLDFPRRRMVMKLQNDFLQKRRVALEKYLNQLLLLPDVCHSRELRTFLSQSTITPTTATHGQTSSLEDSKKDMMTRLYDSVADGMEDILGNIPVLDQLSLAGQNLLAAATNQQLAAASAAGAGGDDVVTAAEAEAELNAFELTNDKELEPFVKPICDIFLEVFELNRGNNWLRGRAVVVVLHQLLGGTIERKLRDNVRMLVAEDALLRYINLVKDGMWPSGELASNKPPRTAQEKARTKTEASLMLATLVPDLAASVVGRLNAQAASRRIFATFNNERLNAHLAFTFLDEVIDILFGEIQGRKQQPGG, translated from the exons ATGGCAATGGTTCTTCAAGGAAGAGACATAGCCCTTGCTGCAATTGCTGCTTTCATTTCCTGGGGATATGCTGTCCATTGGTTCCCCGCCATCCGCTGGGCTAACTATGCCTTTGCCGCCGGCGTCCTCGTTACCCTCGTCGGCCTGCTTGCCCTGCTCATGCTTACCTCTCGTGGATCGCATCACCACCGACtccgaccaccaccacggccccATGGCGCGGCCTTCGTTGCCCCAGGCTCTTGGTCAAAGGAGGTGGCCGCTCTTCGGGCACGCCAGACGTCCACCAAAGCACCGCTCTACCCCGAGTCCCCCAAGGTCTCGGCAGCTCTCGACGAGGTTCTGGGCTACGTCATCCGCGATTTCATACAAGTGTGGTATTCGAGCATCAGCAAGAACCCTGTCTTTACGGATGAGGTAGACAAGGCAATACGGGGCGCCATCTTGACCGTCCGGGACCGCCTTGCGCAGCTCGACCTCGCTACCATCCTGACCACCCGTTTGGTGCCCATCCTGACAGCCCATTTCCGCGATGTGTACGAGGCCGAGAAGTCGGTCAGGGGGCGCAAACTGAATCGATCAGTCACAGAGACGGACGAACTGGACCTGGCGATTGCTTCCAAGTACAGAGATGGCAAGCTTCATCCTGCCGCCACCCTGTCCTTTTCCGACACCAAGACCACTCAGCAAGACTACCTCCGCAAGGTTATGGTGAGGATTCTTCCCAAGATCTTGCCCAAGAGCATGTTGGCTTCCGGCGCAGTTTCAGCCATTGTCCGCGAGATCACTGCCTGCGCCGTCATGTTTCCCATCATGCGGATGCTTTCGGATCCCGATACCTGGAACCAGCTGATGGAGAACTACGGGCGGAGCATGCTTCAGGATCGCTCGACAGTCCGCAAGCTTCGGGCGGCTCTGGACCAGCACGCTTCGCCAGCGCCAAGGGTCAACAAACCTGTAGCATTTCCTCGAATGATTCCTGGCGATAATGAGAGGAAGTTCGAAAAGTTCATCCGCGCCATTCGGAAAACCAACAACCTCTCGGATGCGAGGCGGTTCCGGAGCGAAGTTGCTATTCAGATCAAGCGAGATTCTCAGCAGGAGAATGTCGACCAGGTCTACTTGCGTCGTCTTGAGATGGGAAAGAGACTGCTCGACCAAAAGGTGCATCATCTGGCGGCCGGTGGAGATCGTCGGGCTCTCCCACCACAAACTACGGCTTTGCCAACACCAACCGTGTCTCGTCTGGAGAATGCGTCCCTGACGGATGTCTTGCGTGATCCTTCCAGTTTGTCCTATTTTATGGAGTACATGGATAGGCAACGTCTTATGCCTTTGGTTCAGTTTTGGCTTGTGGTGGATGGGTTTCGTAATCCGCTGGAGGACGATGGGCCAGAAGGAGAACAGCTTCCGCTGCAGCTTCCGCCCTGGACGGACTCAGACCGTTTGGACCTCGCTCAGATTGAGGCTGCATATCTCTCGAGGCCTGAGCTCAAAGTACCGGACTCGTCCAAGCGGACCATTCAGGAGTTTCTGAGAGCAGGAAGAAGGGCCTCGCCTGAACAATATTACAAGGCACGGAGGGCTGTTTTGCGCGCTCAAAGCGCTGTGCTGGAGGAAATGAAGGCCAAGCATTTTGGAAACTTCAGGAAGTCTGACTTGTTTTACAAAGCGCTGGCCTCCGAGGAGGCATCAAAGAGCATGGTAGCACCGGTCTCTGGATCATCAACGCCTGGACCTTCAGTAGCCAGGGCATCCTCATTTACCTCCAAGCCAAATCCGCAACTACGCATGGCCCTTCGCCTCCCTCCTGGTGCCCGCAACAGGGGCGCTGGGTCATCTCTTGACATACGGGCAGGGACGCAAAGCATAGATGCTCTAATGGGGACTCGTCGATCTATGGAAGATGATTCATCCATCACACCTATgtttgacgacgatgatctGGGGGAGGATGGCTTGGCAGATTCGGTACAAAGCCTCGAGCAAGAGCCAGCGCCGCCGGTTCCAGATACTCGTGTCGTTCAAGCGATGGAGCAGgctctaaataatattatggAGGACAGCCAGCCGCCAACGGCAGAGGATCTGCGTGCATCTCTTTTCGGTGACGACGGGAACAACTCAAGTCTTTTTTCGTCTCCGTTGAAGTCCGGGCCTCTAAGAGCAATGTCTGCTACACCACGTTCGAACCATGGCTCCGTTGATTTGGGGCGGCCCAGTAGAGGTTCTGCTGACATGCCGAGACCGATGACAGCGAAAGAGCCGGAGAAGCCCAGTTTGGCATCCCTGGGTCTTGTGAGCGCTGCGTCTCGTATAGGCGTCTTTATCGACGACGATCTGTTTGCAGACGAGAACAGATTTCTGTCGGATGAGCATGAGTATTCTGATGAGAAcaaggatgatgacgagatTGATGAAGTTCACGAAGCAGCGCCTGGCGATCTTGGGCTAGCGGAGGCAATCACCGTCCTCAGCAATGATATTGATCGCCTGGTTGCTCAGGATGCTGTCGTGGATTCTCTTCTGAAGAAAGCCGAACTGACAAATAACACCGCCGAGCTAAGGATCCTTCGAAAGTCGAAAGCAAGCTTACAAAGAGAAATCCGAAGGAAGGAGTTGCAACGACAACAATATGTCATTCAGGAGAGTGATAACAGTCTCTATGGTCGGTCCACGATCAAGATCAAGAATATCCATGTCGGCCGAGAAGAGGATGGGAAAGAGTTCGCTATGTACGCCATCGAGGTGCTGCGGAATGCTGGAGAGAAAATGCCGGCAGCGACATGGACCGTCACCCGCCGTTACAGCGAGTTTCTCGAGCTCCACCAAAAGCTGCGGTCGCAGTATTCGTCCGTCCGCAACCTGGACTTTCCTCGGCGGCGCATGGTGATGAAGCTACAAAACGACTTTCTGCAGAAGCGCCGCGTCGCACTCGAAAAGTATCTcaaccaactcctcctccttcccgaCGTCTGCCACAGCCGGGAACTCCGCACATTTCTCTCCCAAAGCACCATCACGCCCACCACAGCCACCCATGGCCAAACCTCTTCACTAGAAGACAGCAAAAAAGACATGATGACTCGCCTCTACGACTCGGTCGCTGACGGCATGGAGGACATCCTCGGGAACATCCCCGTGCTCGACCAGCTCTCGCTAGCCGGCCAGAACCTCCTGGCCGCAGCCACCAACCAACAGCTGGCGGCCGCCAGCGCAGCTGGAGCCGGGGGCGACGACGTAGTCACggccgccgaggccgaggcggaGCTGAACGCGTTCGAGCTCACCAACGACAAGGAGCTTGAGCCCTTCGTCAAGCCCATTTGCGACATCTTCCTCGAAGTTTTCGAACTAAACCGCGGCAACAATTGGCTTCGCGGCCGCGCCGTCGTCGTGGTGCTGCATCAGCTCCTGGGCGGCACGATTGAGCGCAAGCTGCGCGACAACGTCAGGATGCTAGTGGCTGAGGACGCGCTGCTACGGTACATCAACCTCGTCAAAGATGGCATGTGGCCTAGCGGCGAGCTGGCTAGTAACAAACCGCCGCGGACAGCGCAGGAAAAAGCCAGGACCAAGACGGAGGCGAGTCTGATGCTCGCTACGCTGGTACCGGATTTGGCGGCTAGTGTGGTGGGACGGCTCAATGCGCAGGCGGCGAGTAGGCGGATCTTTGCAACGTTTAATAATGAGCGGCTGAA TGCGCATTTGGCGTTCACCTTTTTAGACGAAGTCATTGATATTCTGTTTGGTGAAATCCAGGGCAGGAAACAGCAGCCAGGGGGGTAG